One region of Flavobacterium pisciphilum genomic DNA includes:
- a CDS encoding response regulator transcription factor — MKQSNNYSFLIADRHCVVRHGLSLIIKESFLNAEVYQTKKFSDIIKTLRETKIDLLILDVNFPEGSSLNILKEIKSIQPNAKILIFSICDEDSYAIRYLKAGASGFLSKECCEDEIKHAINTMLFTGKYITTSLKNKILDSCILKKPVNPLDLLSNRELEVARLLVDGYGNLEIMRTLKIKSNTISTYKFRIFEKLEIDNLAKLIKLYFQYSDAEN, encoded by the coding sequence ATGAAACAATCAAATAATTATTCCTTTCTGATTGCAGATCGTCACTGTGTAGTTCGGCATGGTCTTTCTCTAATTATTAAAGAGTCATTCTTAAATGCAGAAGTTTATCAAACAAAAAAGTTTAGCGATATCATTAAAACCCTTAGAGAAACTAAAATTGATTTATTAATTCTAGATGTAAATTTTCCAGAAGGGAGTAGCCTGAATATTTTAAAAGAGATAAAATCAATTCAACCAAATGCAAAAATTTTAATCTTCTCAATCTGTGATGAAGATTCGTATGCAATACGATATTTAAAAGCAGGAGCATCGGGATTTCTGAGCAAAGAATGCTGTGAAGATGAAATAAAACACGCCATAAATACAATGCTTTTTACAGGGAAGTATATTACAACTAGTTTAAAAAACAAAATTTTAGATTCCTGTATTTTAAAAAAGCCAGTTAATCCATTAGACCTTTTATCAAATAGAGAACTTGAAGTAGCCCGCTTATTAGTAGATGGATATGGGAATTTAGAAATAATGAGAACCCTAAAGATTAAGTCAAACACCATAAGTACTTATAAATTTAGAATTTTTGAAAAGTTAGAAATAGACAATCTGGCAAAACTGATAAAACTCTATTTTCAGTATTCAGATGCCGAGAACTAG
- a CDS encoding OmpA family protein: MKIKTLLYSTIFSILALQSYGQKAGIDAANKKYERYAYVDAIATYERIAEKGYKDEKMFQKLGNAYYFNAELSQAEKWYSALFTMNQNQEPEYYYRYSQALKSVGNYAKADKMLEEFKTKSGNDLRAKLYDNNKNYLEIIKANSGRFDIADASINSAYSDYGSSFLDNKLVFASARDTGGVSKKVFKWTNQYFTDLYTSEIKAGGEMGKPELFSKTINSKFHESTPIFTKDGQTMYFTRNNYLDHKKGKDSKQVTLLKLYKATLTEKDWGNVIELPFNSNDYSVAHPALSLDEKTLYFASDMPGTLGQSDLFSVAINSDGSYGVPMNLGKTINTEGRETFPFVSGDNELYFASDGHPGLGGLDVFVSKMRYDKFGEVQNVGAPINSSQDDFAFLIDSKNRNGFFSSNRAGGKGYDDIYRFLERRKLTCEQLLSGTVTDQETGAILANSKVSLFNDQLELIATVTTNFNGKYEFDVACGKTYSLRAEKEKYETKEEKITIRNITGKTELSLELEQRVKSIEVGTDLAKTFNIPIIYFDLDKSFIRKEAAFELEKILAVMQQYPKMKIDVRSHTDSRATFKYNEALSDRRAKSTIAWLVKNGISSDRLTGKGYGESQLVNHCSDGVKCTEQEHQANRRSEFVVISID; this comes from the coding sequence ATGAAAATAAAAACTCTCCTTTATAGCACTATTTTTAGTATTCTAGCTTTACAAAGCTATGGACAAAAGGCAGGAATAGATGCTGCCAACAAGAAGTATGAAAGATATGCCTACGTGGATGCTATTGCTACCTATGAGCGCATAGCCGAGAAAGGGTACAAAGACGAAAAGATGTTCCAGAAGCTGGGTAACGCTTATTATTTTAATGCCGAATTGTCTCAGGCTGAAAAATGGTATAGTGCACTTTTTACCATGAACCAAAACCAAGAACCTGAATACTATTATCGTTATTCTCAAGCATTAAAGTCTGTTGGTAATTATGCTAAAGCAGACAAGATGTTGGAAGAATTTAAGACCAAATCGGGAAATGATTTAAGAGCTAAATTATACGATAATAATAAAAATTATCTAGAAATAATCAAAGCCAATTCGGGTCGTTTTGATATAGCCGATGCTAGTATTAATTCAGCATATTCTGATTATGGAAGTTCTTTTTTAGACAACAAATTAGTTTTTGCTTCAGCCAGAGATACTGGAGGAGTTTCTAAAAAAGTGTTTAAATGGACCAATCAATACTTTACGGATTTATATACTTCTGAAATAAAAGCTGGGGGAGAAATGGGAAAACCAGAACTCTTCAGCAAAACAATCAATTCAAAGTTCCATGAGTCTACGCCAATATTTACCAAAGATGGTCAAACAATGTACTTTACCCGAAACAATTATTTGGATCATAAAAAAGGAAAAGACAGCAAACAGGTAACCTTATTGAAATTATACAAAGCAACTTTAACTGAAAAGGACTGGGGTAATGTAATCGAATTACCATTTAATAGCAATGATTATAGCGTTGCCCATCCAGCATTAAGTCTTGATGAGAAAACGTTGTATTTTGCCTCAGATATGCCCGGAACATTAGGACAATCAGATTTGTTTAGTGTAGCAATCAATAGCGATGGCAGTTATGGTGTTCCTATGAATTTAGGGAAAACGATTAATACCGAGGGAAGAGAAACCTTTCCGTTTGTATCTGGTGATAACGAACTCTATTTTGCTAGCGACGGACATCCTGGGCTTGGAGGTTTAGATGTGTTTGTATCAAAGATGAGATATGACAAATTTGGCGAAGTACAAAATGTGGGTGCACCGATAAACAGTTCACAAGATGATTTTGCATTTTTAATCGATAGCAAAAACAGAAATGGATTTTTTAGCTCAAATAGAGCGGGAGGAAAAGGCTACGATGATATTTATCGTTTCTTAGAAAGACGCAAACTTACTTGCGAACAATTGTTATCTGGAACTGTCACTGATCAAGAAACGGGTGCTATTCTTGCCAATTCAAAGGTGAGTTTGTTCAACGACCAATTGGAATTAATTGCTACAGTAACAACCAACTTTAATGGAAAATACGAGTTTGATGTAGCGTGTGGAAAAACATATTCTTTGCGAGCAGAAAAAGAGAAGTATGAAACCAAAGAAGAAAAAATTACAATAAGAAACATTACTGGAAAAACAGAGTTATCCTTAGAGTTGGAGCAACGAGTTAAATCTATAGAAGTAGGAACTGATTTAGCCAAAACGTTCAATATACCAATTATCTATTTTGATTTAGATAAATCATTTATTCGTAAAGAGGCAGCCTTTGAGTTAGAAAAAATACTTGCAGTAATGCAACAATATCCAAAGATGAAAATCGATGTTCGCTCACATACAGACAGCCGTGCAACATTTAAATACAACGAGGCTTTATCAGACAGAAGAGCCAAATCTACAATAGCTTGGTTAGTGAAAAACGGAATTTCTTCGGATAGACTAACTGGAAAAGGATATGGTGAATCGCAATTGGTGAACCATTGTTCTGATGGTGTAAAATGTACTGAGCAAGAACATCAAGCCAATAGACGTAGTGAGTTTGTAGTTATTTCTATTGATTAA
- a CDS encoding hydrogen peroxide-inducible genes activator, protein MNIQQLEYIVSLDKHRHFLKASEACFITQATLSGMIKKLEEELNVILFDRSKQPVRPTDIGVKIIEQAKIALQETNRIKEIISEETGEVKGDLRIGIIPSLAPYLLPLFIKDFMADYKEVKLVINELTTEKIQERLKDGTIDVAILAIPLLDKDLKEETLFYEEFYHYGDLNSASAKKKYIVPEDIDANKLLLLEEGHCLRNQIVNLCELRIKGTSDLKIDYQSGSIETLKQMVDLNMGTTILPELTVLALNKEQKSKTSRFVSPYPVREIGLVYYNLFVKKRLIEALKKSILGTIPDTMLLKKNMSIIPVKQ, encoded by the coding sequence TTGAATATACAGCAATTAGAATACATCGTTTCATTAGACAAACACCGTCATTTCTTAAAAGCTTCCGAAGCTTGTTTTATTACGCAAGCAACTTTAAGCGGAATGATTAAAAAGCTTGAAGAAGAGCTAAATGTTATTTTATTTGATAGGAGCAAGCAACCCGTTAGGCCTACTGATATTGGTGTAAAAATAATCGAACAGGCAAAGATCGCACTGCAGGAAACCAATAGAATAAAAGAAATAATAAGCGAAGAAACAGGAGAGGTAAAAGGAGATCTTCGAATAGGAATCATTCCTTCACTGGCTCCCTATTTATTACCGCTTTTTATAAAAGATTTCATGGCAGACTATAAAGAAGTTAAGTTGGTCATTAATGAGTTAACAACCGAAAAAATTCAGGAGAGGTTAAAGGATGGTACAATAGATGTTGCCATATTAGCGATTCCATTGTTAGATAAAGATTTAAAAGAGGAAACCCTATTTTATGAAGAATTCTATCATTATGGTGATTTAAATTCGGCTTCAGCTAAGAAAAAATACATTGTTCCTGAGGACATAGATGCCAATAAATTATTATTGCTTGAAGAAGGGCATTGTCTTCGAAATCAGATTGTAAACTTATGTGAATTGCGAATTAAAGGTACTTCGGATTTAAAAATAGATTATCAGTCGGGTAGCATCGAAACCCTCAAGCAAATGGTAGATTTGAATATGGGAACGACAATCCTTCCAGAATTAACCGTATTGGCTTTAAATAAAGAGCAAAAAAGCAAAACCAGCCGTTTTGTATCTCCATATCCTGTTAGAGAAATCGGATTGGTATATTACAATCTTTTTGTAAAAAAGAGACTGATAGAAGCTTTAAAAAAATCAATTCTTGGGACTATCCCAGATACCATGTTACTAAAGAAAAACATGTCTATTATTCCTGTAAAACAGTAA
- a CDS encoding PorP/SprF family type IX secretion system membrane protein, protein MKKTIIRFVLLLATITSYAQQDAQFTQYMYNTINVNPAYAGSRETMSIFALHRTQWVGLDGAPVTNAASINTPINGSNLGLGVSIVNDRIGPSDENNIAVDLSYTIHTSNRFKLSFGVKGTANLLNIDFNKLNQYDKNDFVFETNIDNKFSPNIGAGVYLHSDNSYIGLSVPQLLETKHFDRYAGAGSNSHVAKENMNLYLIAGHVFDLSYNVKFKPALLTKYVQGAPLQVDVSGNFLINEKFTAGIAYRWSAALSAMVGFQATDSWFIGYGYDLETTRLGMYNSGSHEIFLRYELFNKYDKMISPRFF, encoded by the coding sequence ATGAAAAAAACAATAATAAGATTTGTTTTGCTACTGGCAACAATCACAAGTTATGCACAACAAGATGCTCAGTTTACGCAGTATATGTATAACACTATAAACGTCAATCCAGCCTATGCAGGATCTCGAGAAACAATGAGCATTTTTGCTTTGCATCGTACACAATGGGTAGGTTTAGATGGAGCACCAGTAACAAATGCAGCATCGATCAATACACCAATTAATGGGAGTAATTTAGGATTAGGAGTTTCTATTGTTAATGATAGAATCGGACCTTCAGACGAGAACAATATTGCTGTAGATCTATCCTACACAATTCACACATCAAATCGATTTAAATTATCTTTTGGAGTAAAAGGAACAGCTAATTTATTGAATATTGATTTTAATAAATTGAATCAATACGATAAGAATGACTTTGTTTTTGAAACCAATATCGATAACAAGTTTTCGCCAAATATAGGAGCAGGGGTGTATTTGCATTCAGATAATAGCTATATAGGTTTATCGGTACCACAATTGTTGGAGACCAAGCATTTTGACCGTTATGCAGGTGCAGGATCGAATAGCCATGTGGCGAAAGAGAATATGAATTTATACTTAATTGCGGGTCATGTATTTGATTTGAGTTATAATGTAAAATTCAAACCAGCTTTGCTAACCAAATATGTGCAGGGAGCGCCTTTGCAAGTAGATGTATCTGGGAATTTTTTAATCAATGAAAAATTCACTGCTGGTATTGCCTATAGATGGAGTGCTGCATTAAGTGCAATGGTAGGATTTCAAGCAACCGATTCTTGGTTTATTGGGTACGGATACGACTTAGAAACGACCCGTTTAGGAATGTACAATTCAGGATCACATGAAATCTTTTTGCGATACGAATTGTTCAATAAATACGACAAAATGATTTCTCCAAGATTCTTTTAA
- a CDS encoding gliding motility-associated C-terminal domain-containing protein has product MKKITLIKKNSFEKVFHRTSVLLLFLLGNFVMQGQATLPTFSFSVTPTAESCRNNGALTFSTTGTDPGATVTYAIYKAPNFTTAISTTTNNSLTGLGGGAYRVSATQSMAGHTSNSQVKDADINGDVSPLSITVNKTDVTCPNSGTINVAIKTGTPAATNAYKITGPMNVGPQSSSTFTGLIGGSYIVYVTDDCGETKAENTTLTVFTPKVVFADGTNGSSSYNSQRSTCNYADFRQYLTAGDNDNVMVYPLTFEYIVHPPDGSAAIVVKETITGPNHHGSTVADITTSIPFYTDPFVLDMKVTDACGNVFPATRNINNPAEVNAQVLPADCSGSYFSLGTRYMVSPLTYVVTSAPAGYPTGVASSSNLVGGVGNSVPNGVYVVNVTDACGVSIDETVNVSNPTPGLWVFQGIGCGAGNGSFSVSQNISTYTFKKAIITAGPSAFSTTYPYDAASYISADGYNVVFNDVAGGKYTVETTDSCGHILITEVTVIGYNQGTVVADKVQKCGSFDVNLSVTGDNLIASSQRVKYWLQIKDPVTGEWGHPQSGKHSSGIPNETYAESLTNGIQQGSWTAPGTYRIVKTFGTLELGAGVASWGYGRDCYDELSVFDFETMGLKVKDLYSFECADGTNYNVFLTGYDGVLPYKYAITTKDGAPFPVNNDTNNLFTGLTSGIYNFTITDACGNVVNYLLDIEKLGLPKLTAVNICNGSTTGKLSVDGVPYLNFSWTKDNDPTVLSTSSTLTFPTFNTATDTGTYHVRLTSSSPGSCVNVVLDYQITSNLDNPNSGANTSTFVCQSVTNLDLNTLLPATADPYGTWEETTSPSSGNLNGHLWSPSVSATGSFTFTYSVNGLCSGTSVSTYTIANTATPAAPTADITQPTCALATGTITVTAPVAATDITYTLTGTNPMTPSVSNTTGIFSGLAAGTYDVTASAKTCESKATSLTVNTQPVTPAVALFSTVIQPTCSTATGDFTITNYDATKTYTFTPNTGVSISTTGVVTAPEGTYTATVTDAISGCTSAASASSIINAQPITPAIPTLGTAIQPTCAVATGSFAITNYDSNYTYTVTPTTGTSISATGVVTAPEGSYTVTATLGVCVSPSSVNAVIDAQPETPAQPILSAVVQPSTCANPTGNFTITNYNAAYTYEVTPTIGVSVSATGFVTAPTGTYTVTATLGACTSLAASATIDGAPAAPAIALFSTVIQPTCATATGDFTITNYDATKTYTFTPNTGVSISATGVVTAPAGTYTATVTDAISGCTSAASASSIINAQPITPAIPTLGTAIQPTCAVATGSFAITNYDSNYTYTVTPTTGTSISATGVVTAPEGSYTVTATLGVCVSPSSANAVIDAQPEIPAQPVLSAVVQPSTCANPTGNFTITNYNAAYTYEVTPTIGVSVSATGVVTAPTGTYTVTATLGVCTSLAASATIDAAPAAPAIALFSTVIQPTCATATGDFTITNYDATKTYTFTPNTGVSISATGVVTAPAGTYTATVTDAISGCTSAASASSIINAQPITPAIPTLGTEIQPTCAVATGSFAITNYDSNYTYTVTPTTGTSISATGVVTAPEGSYTVTATLGVCVSPSSANAVINAQPETPAQPILSAVVQPSTCANPTGNFTITNYNAAYTYEVTPTAGVSVSATGFVTAPTGTYTVTATLGVCTSLAASATIDAAPLAPATALFSGVTQPTCSTATGSFTITNYDATKTYDFTPNTGVSVSTAGVVTAPAGTYTATVTDAISGCISSVSNNVVVQSIICAKVDDYTATPINGKDGGTTSNILLNDTFNGLPIVLSEVDLTGVTVPTGLTLNANGTITVDPNTPAGSYVVTYRICEKLNLSNCDTTTATVVVEAAIIEAIADDYTATPINGKNGGTTTSVLTNDTLNGLVLVPSEVNLTGVTVPTGLTLNADGTITVDPNTPTGNYEVTYRICEKLNPSNCDSTTATVVVATTVIEANDDDFTAIPINEKDGGTTPNVLENDTLNGLTIVPSEINLTAVTVPTGLTLNQDGTITVGPNTQAGNYEVTYRICEKLNPTNCDTATVTIVIEPSCIIEVFNAVSPNGDGENDLFKIDGLECFPDNTVEIYNRWGVLVFDRDHYNNSDRAFRGISEGRATINKSAELPVGTYYYILKYKDNASNGHSKAGYLYLNR; this is encoded by the coding sequence ATGAAGAAAATTACTTTAATTAAAAAAAACTCTTTTGAAAAGGTTTTTCACCGTACATCGGTTTTATTGTTATTCCTGTTAGGAAACTTTGTGATGCAAGGACAAGCAACCTTGCCTACATTTTCCTTCAGTGTAACACCTACTGCAGAGAGTTGCAGAAACAATGGGGCATTGACATTTAGTACTACGGGAACTGATCCTGGTGCTACTGTAACCTATGCCATTTATAAAGCGCCAAATTTTACAACTGCGATTTCTACAACAACAAACAATTCTCTAACGGGACTTGGTGGAGGAGCGTATCGAGTTTCAGCAACCCAAAGCATGGCTGGACACACCAGCAACTCTCAAGTTAAAGATGCAGATATAAATGGGGATGTGAGTCCGTTAAGCATTACGGTTAATAAAACGGATGTAACCTGTCCAAACTCAGGAACAATTAATGTTGCAATTAAAACAGGAACTCCTGCAGCTACTAATGCCTATAAAATTACTGGTCCTATGAATGTAGGTCCTCAATCGAGCAGTACTTTCACAGGGCTTATAGGTGGTTCTTATATTGTATATGTTACCGATGATTGTGGAGAAACTAAAGCTGAAAATACGACCCTTACTGTGTTTACACCTAAAGTTGTATTTGCTGATGGGACTAATGGTAGTAGTAGTTACAATTCACAAAGAAGTACTTGTAATTATGCTGATTTTCGTCAGTACTTAACAGCAGGTGATAATGATAATGTAATGGTGTACCCACTTACATTTGAATATATTGTTCATCCACCAGATGGAAGTGCAGCTATAGTAGTAAAAGAGACTATTACTGGTCCAAATCATCATGGTAGTACTGTGGCTGATATAACGACTTCTATACCTTTTTACACGGATCCTTTTGTTTTAGATATGAAAGTAACGGATGCCTGTGGAAATGTATTTCCAGCTACAAGAAATATTAATAATCCAGCAGAAGTAAATGCTCAAGTTTTACCTGCAGATTGTTCAGGATCTTATTTTTCCTTAGGGACTAGATATATGGTAAGTCCTTTGACGTATGTTGTTACATCGGCACCAGCAGGATATCCTACTGGCGTTGCCTCTTCTTCTAATCTTGTAGGTGGAGTTGGAAACTCTGTTCCTAATGGAGTTTATGTGGTTAACGTAACAGATGCTTGTGGTGTTAGTATTGATGAAACAGTTAATGTATCTAATCCAACCCCTGGCTTATGGGTATTTCAGGGAATAGGTTGTGGAGCAGGAAATGGTTCATTTTCCGTATCACAAAATATTTCGACTTATACTTTTAAAAAGGCAATAATTACGGCAGGTCCTTCTGCTTTTTCTACTACTTATCCTTATGATGCAGCATCTTATATTAGTGCTGATGGTTATAATGTTGTTTTTAATGATGTTGCAGGAGGGAAGTATACTGTTGAAACGACAGATAGTTGCGGACATATTCTAATTACTGAAGTAACTGTAATTGGTTATAATCAAGGAACAGTAGTGGCGGATAAAGTTCAAAAATGTGGAAGCTTTGATGTTAACTTAAGTGTTACTGGAGATAATCTTATTGCATCTAGCCAAAGAGTTAAATATTGGCTGCAAATAAAAGATCCTGTAACAGGGGAGTGGGGACATCCTCAATCTGGAAAACACTCTAGTGGTATACCTAATGAGACGTATGCTGAATCTTTGACAAATGGCATCCAACAAGGTTCATGGACTGCTCCAGGAACGTATAGAATTGTAAAAACTTTTGGAACACTAGAGCTAGGAGCTGGTGTGGCTAGTTGGGGATATGGAAGAGATTGTTATGATGAACTTTCTGTTTTTGATTTTGAGACAATGGGTTTAAAAGTGAAAGATTTATATTCGTTTGAATGTGCTGATGGAACAAATTACAATGTTTTTCTAACAGGTTACGATGGTGTATTGCCTTATAAATATGCTATCACTACCAAAGATGGTGCACCTTTCCCAGTAAACAATGATACTAATAATCTTTTTACGGGTTTAACTAGTGGTATTTATAATTTTACTATTACAGACGCATGTGGTAATGTGGTTAATTATTTACTTGATATTGAAAAACTGGGCTTGCCTAAACTTACAGCTGTGAATATATGTAATGGTTCTACAACAGGAAAACTTTCTGTAGATGGAGTTCCATATCTTAATTTTAGTTGGACAAAAGACAATGATCCTACTGTATTGAGTACTAGTTCAACATTGACTTTTCCAACATTTAACACAGCTACTGATACGGGTACTTATCATGTAAGACTTACTTCATCTTCTCCCGGATCTTGTGTTAATGTTGTTTTAGACTATCAAATAACGTCTAATTTAGATAATCCAAATTCTGGAGCAAATACGTCAACATTTGTTTGCCAGTCGGTTACTAATTTAGATTTAAATACATTGCTTCCTGCTACTGCAGATCCTTATGGAACGTGGGAAGAAACGACAAGTCCGTCAAGCGGAAATTTAAATGGTCATCTTTGGTCGCCATCTGTATCTGCAACGGGATCATTTACATTTACTTATTCTGTGAACGGTTTATGTTCAGGAACTTCGGTATCAACGTATACTATTGCCAATACAGCAACGCCAGCCGCACCAACAGCTGATATAACTCAGCCTACATGTGCTTTAGCAACAGGTACTATTACGGTTACAGCTCCTGTAGCAGCTACAGATATTACCTATACGCTTACAGGAACAAATCCTATGACTCCATCTGTTAGCAATACGACAGGTATATTTTCAGGATTAGCAGCTGGTACTTATGATGTTACAGCTTCTGCTAAAACATGTGAATCTAAAGCAACTAGTTTGACTGTGAATACACAACCTGTAACGCCAGCTGTTGCTTTGTTTAGTACAGTAATTCAGCCAACATGTTCTACAGCAACAGGTGACTTTACAATTACGAATTATGATGCTACAAAGACCTATACTTTTACACCAAATACAGGAGTAAGTATATCAACTACAGGAGTTGTAACAGCACCAGAAGGTACTTATACTGCAACAGTTACCGATGCAATTTCAGGATGTACATCAGCAGCTTCGGCTAGTTCAATCATTAATGCACAACCTATAACACCAGCTATACCAACATTAGGTACTGCAATACAGCCTACTTGTGCAGTGGCAACAGGAAGTTTTGCAATTACCAATTACGATTCAAATTACACCTATACAGTTACACCAACTACAGGAACGAGTATCTCGGCAACAGGAGTTGTAACAGCACCTGAGGGAAGTTATACTGTAACAGCAACATTAGGAGTTTGCGTTTCGCCATCTTCAGTAAATGCTGTTATTGATGCACAACCAGAGACTCCTGCACAACCAATATTGAGTGCTGTGGTACAACCAAGCACTTGTGCAAATCCAACAGGTAATTTTACAATTACTAATTATAATGCAGCTTATACGTATGAAGTTACACCAACTATTGGGGTAAGTGTGTCAGCAACAGGATTTGTAACTGCTCCAACAGGGACCTATACAGTAACTGCAACATTGGGAGCTTGTACCTCATTGGCTGCAAGCGCAACAATTGATGGGGCACCAGCTGCACCAGCTATAGCCTTGTTTAGTACGGTAATTCAGCCAACATGCGCTACAGCAACAGGTGACTTTACAATTACGAATTATGACGCTACAAAGACCTATACTTTTACACCAAATACAGGAGTAAGTATATCAGCTACAGGAGTTGTAACTGCACCAGCAGGTACTTATACAGCAACAGTTACTGATGCAATTTCAGGATGTACATCAGCAGCTTCTGCTAGTTCAATCATTAATGCTCAACCTATAACGCCAGCTATACCAACATTAGGTACTGCAATACAGCCTACTTGTGCGGTGGCAACAGGAAGTTTTGCAATTACCAATTACGATTCAAATTATACCTATACAGTTACACCAACCACAGGAACAAGTATCTCGGCAACAGGAGTTGTAACAGCACCTGAGGGAAGTTATACTGTAACAGCAACATTAGGAGTTTGCGTTTCGCCATCTTCAGCAAATGCTGTTATTGATGCACAACCAGAGATTCCTGCACAACCAGTATTGAGTGCTGTGGTACAACCAAGCACTTGTGCAAATCCAACAGGTAATTTTACAATTACTAATTATAATGCAGCTTATACGTATGAAGTTACACCAACTATTGGAGTAAGTGTGTCAGCAACAGGAGTTGTAACTGCTCCAACAGGAACCTATACAGTAACAGCAACATTGGGAGTTTGTACTTCATTGGCTGCAAGCGCAACAATCGATGCAGCGCCAGCTGCACCAGCTATAGCCTTGTTTAGTACGGTAATTCAACCAACATGCGCTACAGCAACAGGTGACTTTACAATTACGAATTATGATGCTACAAAGACTTATACTTTTACACCAAATACTGGAGTAAGTATATCAGCTACAGGAGTTGTAACAGCACCAGCAGGTACTTATACAGCAACAGTTACCGATGCAATTTCAGGATGTACATCAGCAGCTTCGGCTAGTTCAATCATTAATGCACAACCTATAACGCCTGCTATACCAACATTAGGTACAGAAATACAGCCTACTTGTGCAGTGGCAACAGGAAGTTTCGCAATTACCAATTACGATTCAAATTATACCTATACAGTTACACCAACTACAGGAACGAGTATCTCGGCAACAGGAGTTGTAACAGCACCTGAGGGAAGTTATACTGTAACAGCAACATTAGGAGTTTGCGTTTCGCCATCTTCAGCAAATGCTGTTATAAATGCGCAACCAGAGACTCCTGCACAACCAATATTGAGTGCTGTGGTACAACCAAGTACTTGTGCAAATCCAACAGGTAATTTTACAATCACTAATTATAATGCAGCTTATACCTATGAAGTTACGCCAACAGCAGGAGTAAGTGTGTCAGCAACAGGATTTGTAACTGCTCCAACAGGAACCTATACAGTAACAGCAACATTGGGAGTTTGTACTTCATTGGCTGCAAGCGCTACAATTGATGCAGCGCCATTAGCTCCAGCTACGGCATTGTTTAGTGGAGTAACACAACCAACATGTTCTACAGCAACGGGTAGTTTTACAATTACCAATTATGATGCTACAAAAACATACGACTTTACACCAAATACAGGAGTAAGTGTATCAACTGCAGGAGTTGTAACAGCACCAGCAGGTACCTATACTGCAACTGTTACCGATGCAATTTCAGGATGTATCTCATCGGTATCTAATAATGTAGTAGTACAATCTATAATTTGTGCTAAAGTTGATGATTACACAGCAACTCCAATTAACGGAAAAGATGGAGGAACCACGTCAAATATATTATTAAATGATACTTTTAATGGATTGCCAATTGTTCTATCAGAAGTAGACTTAACAGGAGTAACAGTTCCAACTGGATTGACATTAAATGCTAATGGAACTATCACGGTAGATCCAAATACACCAGCAGGAAGTTATGTAGTTACGTACCGTATTTGTGAGAAGTTGAATCTGTCAAATTGTGATACAACAACAGCTACAGTAGTTGTTGAAGCAGCTATAATTGAAGCCATTGCGGATGATTATACTGCAACGCCAATTAACGGAAAAAACGGTGGTACGACTACAAGCGTATTGACAAATGATACTTTAAACGGACTTGTTCTTGTTCCATCTGAGGTAAACTTAACAGGAGTAACGGTACCTACAGGATTGACATTAAATGCTGACGGAACTATTACAGTAGATCCTAATACACCAACAGGTAATTATGAAGTTACGTACCGCATCTGTGAAAAGTTGAATCCGTCAAATTGTGATTCAACAACAGCAACAGTAGTTGTCGCTACAACGGTAATCGAAGCTAATGATGATGATTTTACAGCAATTCCAATTAATGAAAAAGACGGTGGTACAACGCCAAATGTATTAGAAAATGATACGTTAAACGGATTAACAATTGTGCCTTCTGAAATCAACTTAACGGCAGTAACTGTACCTACAGGATTGACATTAAACCAAGACGGAACAATCACAGTAGGTCCTAATACTCAAGCAGGCAATTACGAAGTTACGTATCGTATCTGTGAGAAGTTGAATCCAACAAATTGTGATACAGCGACTGTTACAATAGTTATAGAACCATCTTGTATTATAGAAGTTTTTAATGCTGTTTCACCAAATGGAGACGGAGAAAATGATCTGTTTAAAATCGATGGATTAGAGTGTTTCCCTGATAATACAGTAGAAATTTATAATCGTTGGGGAGTTTTAGTGTTCGATCGCGATCATTATAACAATTCAGACAGAGCATTTAGAGGAATCTCTGAAGGGCGAGCAACGATTAATAAAAGTGCAGAATTGCCTGTGGGAACTTACTATTATATTTTAAAGTATAAAGACAACGCCTCAAATGGACATTCAAAAGCAGGGTACTTGTATTTAAACAGATAA